The Papaver somniferum cultivar HN1 unplaced genomic scaffold, ASM357369v1 unplaced-scaffold_18, whole genome shotgun sequence genome includes a window with the following:
- the LOC113337882 gene encoding uncharacterized protein LOC113337882 — protein MVSTSDAIPLKWSHGHLLTVERDVPIDKAVTTAKEGLRQVFKSNNNVKRAAADSKSNANDLEVAIAFCQIIHFQCAIIFEAITQNQKKEEPSKCTTQQEATRRMSDEHNKPDKEQVGVDDEKDCQCRVDRSP, from the exons ATGGTATCAACTTCAGATGCAATACCATTAAAATGGTCTCATGGACACCTTTTGACAGTTGAACGC GATGTGCCAATTGATAAAGCGGTAACAACTGCCAAAGAAGGCCTTCGGCAAGTGTTCAAGAGCAACAACAACGTCAAAAGAGCAGCAGCCGATAGCAAAAGTAACGCCAATGACCTCGAAGTTGCTATCGCCTTTTGTCAAATAATCCACTTTCAATGTGCTATAATATTTGAG GCCATAACCCAGAATCAGAAGAAGGAAGAACCAAGTAAATGCACTACCCAACAAGAAGCAACAAGGAGGATGTCTGATGAACATAACAAACCTGACAAAGAACAAGTTGGCGTTGATGATGAAAAAGACTGCCAATGCAGAGTTGACAGAAGTCCTTGA